GGTGATTGCTGCGGTCAAGGTCGTTTTCCCATGGTCCACGTGACCAATGGTGCCGATGTTCACATGCGGCTTGGTCCGCTCAAACTTTTTCTTTGCCATATTGGCCTCCTTATGACTCGATGGCTCGGTAGTGGCAAGCCCTCGACCGGATTTGAACCGGTGACCCCATTCTTACCAAGAATGTGCTCTACCGACTGAGCTACGAGGGCACGCTGTCCCGGGAATCCCTGTTGGTAGACAGACTATTATAGAGCAATCGCAGGCGCTGTCAAATCATCCGCGACCGACGTTCACAAACAAGACCCCGCGGTCGGGGTCTTGCGGGCGAGATTATAGGAGAGGGAAACGAGTTTTGTCAAATGGCGGGGTGCCGCGTTTGGCGCCAAGGGCATGATTGGCTAGAATGGCTCGGAGCCAATGTTGCATCGCCGAATCCGGGCATTACTGGCGAGCCTCGAGTTCTGGTGCGACCCTGCGCCCTGGGGAGTCCGGTATGGTGGGGTGCGGCTTGCATTTCGCAGCATGAGCAAGGGACACCGTGGCCATGCGTGATACTCGCGTTCAAAGACCGTCCCTGGAGGGTCTTGCCCGAGCAGCCAAGGCGCTGCTGCCGTACCTCCTGCTGGTTGCTTTGACAGTGCCTACCATCTACTGGGCCTTCCGCAGCGACGACCTGCGCGATTTGGGCTCGTTCCTGGCTTCAGGCGCGTTGGCCTCGGAGGGCAAGAACGCATACGCACCGAATCACCCCCTCGTATTTCGACCCGAGTTTGTGGACTGGCCCTCGGTCGATGCAGTGAACCTGAATCCTCCTGCCTTCTTGTGGCTCTTTACGCTGCTGGCCAGGGGCGAGCCACTGGGCGTTGGACGTTGCTGGCGCATCGTCACTGTGGGCCTCTACATAGTGAGTGTTGTGCTGCTGGCACGTGCCTACCCTCGACTCTCCACTCCACTGGGCGTCACCTGGGCTTTGGCCTTTCCCGGACTGTGGCACACCGTCGATACGGCACAGGTTTACGCGCTAATTCTGCTGGGCCTGGTGCTGGCGTTGCTCTGGATGGAGCAGGGGCACGACGTTGCAGCGGGAGTCATGCTCGGAGTTCTGGCGAGTCTCAAGCCCAATCTTGCCTTGGTGATTGCTGCGCTTTTGGTGTGGAGGTGCCGGAGGCTCGTTTTTGCCTCAGCGGTCGCCGCGCTGATTGCCAACGGAGTAACCGCGGCCAAATTCGGCTGGAGTGTGTACGCGGACTGGCTCGAGGCGACTCGAGTGTATGGTCCGGCGATGGTGTTGTTGCCCGCAAACGCCAGCCTGGCTGGGCTTACGTCACGGCTTGGCGTGCCTCAGCTGGGAGTGGCTCTGATTGCCATTCTCCTGATTCTCACTGTGTACTGGATAATGACTCACCGCCCGCAGCGGCAAATGGTGGCTGAGGTGGCGGTTCTGGTGTCGCTTCTGGTATCGCCTCTGACCTGGTCGGGGTATATGGTCCTTACCCTGCCGATGTTCGCTCGCTGGCGGTGGACGCGACTGGTGACTGCTTCGGCGGTGGTCTTGACAATTCCCTTCTGGATAATCATCTGGCTGCAGGGGGCACAGCCCGTTGTCAGGGTGCTTGTCTACTGGATGCGCGGCTGGGGGCTTGTGCTATTGTGGTGCTCCCTTTTCGAGACCCCTCGACGATCCGAGTCGTCAGAACAACGTGGTGCTTGATCACGAGAGCTGTAGGCGCGGTCTCCGACGAACCCCAGGGGATCCGACAGCGGGCGGCAGTTTGCAGCATCTTGGGATGGCAAGAAGACTCCCGCAGGATCCAAGTCCTGCGGGAGTCTGTGGTAGCTATTTCGCGACCTTGACTTTGATGCTGCGAGGCTTGACTTCCTCGGCTTTGGGCACAGTCAGATTCAGTACTCCGTTCTTGAACTCGGCGCTCACCTTGTCGCCCTGGACCCTGGTGGGCAGGGTGATGGTGCGCTCGAATGAGCCGAACCACAGCTCGCTCGCGTACCAGCACCAATCTTTGCTCTCTTCACGCTCTGCGTCGCTGTCAAAGCGGCCGCGGATGGTGAGGTTTTCGCCGGTGAGCTGGATATCAAGCTGATCGGCTTCGATGCCCGGCACGCGGGCTACGACGTGTATGGCGTCGCTGTCCTCCCACATATTCACCGGGAGCTGCGCTGTGCCACCCCGACGGGTCTCGGCACTGGGACGAACAAAGCTGTCCTCAAACAGGCGATCCATCGCCTCACGTAGAGTCAGCATGTCTTCTACGGGTCTCCAACGAACAACTGCCATCATGCACCTCCAACTGAGTGGTCGTAACGTTCAGTCTCACCTCCATCGTACCAATCGTTTGTTAGACGTCTGCTAGCGCTGGATTAGATATGCGTTAGAATAGAGCCAACTGCGCTTTTTGCCGGCGCCCTCTTGCTGGCCGTAGGTTCTAACGCTACACATACGCAGTTCATATGCTGCTCCAATCATCGTATGCTATAATCGTGGTATGAGTCTGGTGTGTGACAACTGCGGAATCGAATTCGACTGGAAGCCCACTGATGTTGATGGTCGGCACTACTGCTGTGCGGGGTGTTCGCGGGGAGGGCCATGCACCTGCGACTATTCCAGCCTGCCAGGACCCCGCGAGAATCGCGCTCTGGTATGTTGCCAGCGCGACACCGCTCGCGCCGGCCTGCTACGCCGGAGCAGTCGACTCAGAGCGTCAGATAGCCAGCGCGAGAAGCTCCCTCCGCGCTAGCTGAAAGGAACAACCATGTACTGGAACCCGATGTACTTTGTGTTTGCACTGCCGGCGCTCTTGCTGGGAATGTACGCCCAATTCAAGATCAGGTCCGCCTATGGCAAATACACCCAGGTAGGCAATGCTCTGGGGATCACCGGGGTGGAAGCCGCGCAGCGCCTGCTGGCGTCAAACGGCCTGGAAGGTGTGCAGCTTGAAGGGACTCCTGGAGAGCTCACCGATCACTATGATCCGGGCAAAAAGCGCCTGGCGCTGTCGCGCGATGTAGCCTACGGTCGTTCACTGGCCGGGTTGGCGATTGTGGCTCACGAAGTTGGGCATGCGGTGCAGGACCACACCAACTATCCGCTGATGAAGCTGCGCAACGGAATCGTGCCTATGGTGCAGGTCGGCTCGGCGCTTGGCCCTATCGTGTTTATCCTGGGCTACATGTTCGGAGCGTCGGGTCTGGCCTTGCTCGGTCTGCTGCTCTTCTCAGCGTCGGCGGTGTTCGCGCTGCTCACGCTGCCGGTCGAGATGGATGCCTCGGCACGCGCCCTGCAGATGCTGACCACCAATGGTCTGTTGGTACAGCGGGACGAGACTGCCGGTGCCAAGAGCGTGCTTGATGCGGCAGCCCTGACCTACGTGGCGGCATTGTTGCAGGTGCTCAGCACGCTGCTCTACTACGTGTTCCTTCTCTCTGGCTCGAGCCGTCGTCGGAACTAGCGGCGAGCCGAGGGCAAGTCCCGGGCCTGGCGCTTTCGGCCAGGGGGGATAATCTGGCGTGTCACGATTCTGACGCCTTCAGGGTGGAAAGCGATGCAGAACCAGGACCAAGATGACCAGACGGTCGACCAAGACCTCTTTCGAAGCCTAGCCGAGAGTCCCCGGAACCTCACCGTTCTGCTCGATGAGCAGGAACACGTGCTCTACGCGAGTCCGGCGGCACAGGAGCTGCTTGGTCTGACGCTGGAGCAGTTCCGCACGAGAGAGGTTGACGCTCACCTCCCAAGCGACGACCTGCTAGTCATCCGCGAGCTTCTGGTCAAGGCCCGCGAGCAGCCGGGGGACGAATTCGGCATGGCCGTGCGCCTGCGCGGCGCCGATGGAGAGTGGCGGCGAGCAACCGTCTACATCAGTAACCAGTTGAACGATCCCCGCGTCCACGCCTTTGTTGTCACTGCTCATCAACCACTGACACTTCCCCAGCTCACCGCCAGGTTTCGTGAGCGAGAACAGACGCTCCGAGCGTTGCTCGACGCCAGCCCAGAGGCCGCGCTGCTGATCAGCCCAGATGGCACGATTCTGGCGGCCAACGAGACCGCAGCGACACGCTTTGGCGAAAGCGTGGAAAGCCTGCTGGGCACGCAGCTCTTCGCTCGTCTTCCTGCGGACCTGGCCGGCCTGCGCCGAGGCTATGTGCAGGAGGCCATAAGCACAGGTCGACCGGTGCGCCGCGTGGAATTGTGGAACTGGCACAAATTCGACGTGTCGGTCGTGCCAGTACTCGGCATGGACGGGCAGGTAAAGAGCCTGGCCGTCTACGGACACGACCTCACCAGCCAGCTTGCCGCTGAACGCGAGCTGCAGGATCGGGAGGCAGCCCTGCGAGCACTGCTGGATGCGAACCCAGAACCAGCCATGCTTCTCACTGCGGACGGCATCATACTCTCGGCAAACCAGGCGACCGTGCGGCGGCTGGGGCAGCCGATGGACAAGCTGGTGGGAAGCAATGTCTTTGGCTGGTTGCCTCCGGAACTCTCCCGCACGCGAAAAGGCATGTTCGAGCTTGCGGTTCGAGAGCAAAGGGAAATGCACTATCGTGACGAGAGCCGCGGTACGATCTACGACAACTATGTCTATCCAGCCGTAGGTGCCGACGGGCACGTCACCAAGTACGCCGTGTTTGCCGTGAATGTCACCGAGGAGGCCAGGGCGCAGCATGCTCTGGCGGCCAGCGAGGCGCGCTTTCAGCAGATGGCCAGTGTCATACCGGTGGCGTTCTGGATGGTCTCGCCAGACTACAAGACCAACTTTTACGTCAGCCCCGCCTTTGAAGTCATCTACGGCCAGAGCTGTCAGGAGCTGTACCGCAACCCGGCTCTTTGGCGCCGCTCTGTCCACGCCGAGGATCTGGCGCGGGTGGAGGAGTGGTGGCGAGAGCACTATCGCGAACCAACGGAGGTGGAGTACCGCATCGTGCGTCCTGATGGCACGGTGCGCTGGGTGCGTGATGTCAGTTTCCCGGTGCTGGATGAATCTGGTCACCTCATCATGCTGACCGGAGCTAGCGAGGATGTCACTGAACGGCGTGCGCGGGATGCCCAACTGGCCCAGTCAGACAAGCTGGCCGGTCTGGGACTGCTGGCCGGTGGCGTGGCTCACCAGTTGCGCAACCCCCTGGCCATCATCTCATCCTGGGTGCAGTTGCTGGAGGAACATCCCGAAGACGCGCGCCTGCGCCAGGAAAGCCTGCCGCGCATCAGGGCAGCAGCAGACCGCGCATCGCGGGTGATCGAGGCATTGCTCAAGTTCTCGCGGCCGGGTGAGCTGGTAGTGGCGCCGGTCGATGTCCGTCAGGTGCTGGCGGAGGCCCTCGACCTGCTCGCGCTGCATCTGGGCTCTTCACAAGTGGAGGTCAGGCGAGACTGGGAGGAGGACATCGCGGAGATCCAGGGCAGCGCCGACCTGCTACTGCAAGTGTTCACCAACCTGGCCGTGAACGCGTGCGACGCCATGCCGAACGGTGGAACGCTGACCGTGACCTGCAAGAAGAACCAGGAAGGGGGCGTCTGCATTCAGTTTGCGGACACCGGTCAGGGCATCACGCCCCAGGACCTGCCGCACGTTTTTGACCCGTTCTTCACCACGCGTCTGTCGAGACAGGGCACGGGTCTGGGGCTGGTGGTGACCCACACGATCATTCAGCAGCATCACGGCACTATCGAGGTAGAAAGCACCGTCGGTATGGGGACCACTTTCACAGTGAGGCTGCCATGAAAACGGGTGCCACCATTGTCATTGCCGACGACGAAATCGACCTGTTGGGGGCCTTGAAGCAAAGCCTGGTGGACGAAGGCTATCGAGTGCTGGCCGCGGCAAATGGGTCGGAAGCCCTTAACCTGGTGTACAAACACAACCCGCAGTTGCTTATCCTTGACATCCACATGCCTGGCCTCACGGGCCATGAGGTATGCCGCAGGCTGAGACGCGAGCCACGCTTTGCGCCGATTCCCATCATCTTTCTGACCGTGGACAGCCGCATCGAAGAACGAGTAACAGGGCTGGATGGCGGCGGCGATGACTATGTGGTCAAGCCCTTCGACCTGCGGGAGTTCAAGGCGCGCGTTCGAGCGCTGCTGCGCCGTAGCGGGGCGGAATCGCCGGTGCGAGAGGAGACCGACCTCAAGGTTGGTGCGCTGGAGCTGGACGCGAAGCGGCGCACTGTGCACCACGACGGGCGGGCCATCAAGCTGACGCCCATCGAGTACTCGCTGCTCCGGCACATGATGGCCAGGGCCGGCGAGGTGGTCTCGGTGGAGCAGCTAATTGAAGCAGGCTGGGGGCACGACCGCTCAGCCGGATCGGCCAACCTCATTCGCTGGCATATCAGCAATCTACGTCGCAAGCTCGAGCTGGACCCCTTACACCCGCGCATTCTGTGCACACAGTCGCATTTTGGCTATGTGCTGTGCAGCGAATCCCATGCGACCACGCCCTGAACGCGGGTCGACTCGCGCTGGAGCCTGGCTGTGGTATAATAGTGCGATAAACGGGCGCGCTGCGAGTGAGGGCACCTTGATCGGCTCAGCGAACTGGTATGCCATCCACACCAAACCACACAAAGAACATGCCGTGGAACTGTATCTGCAGAGTCGCGGTATCGATACGTTCTTACCCGTGCTCAAGGCCGACGGGAGAGACGGACGGCAGCCGGCC
The genomic region above belongs to Chloroflexi bacterium ADurb.Bin180 and contains:
- the hspA_1 gene encoding Spore protein SP21; its protein translation is MAVVRWRPVEDMLTLREAMDRLFEDSFVRPSAETRRGGTAQLPVNMWEDSDAIHVVARVPGIEADQLDIQLTGENLTIRGRFDSDAEREESKDWCWYASELWFGSFERTITLPTRVQGDKVSAEFKNGVLNLTVPKAEEVKPRSIKVKVAK
- a CDS encoding putative neutral zinc metallopeptidase, with protein sequence MYWNPMYFVFALPALLLGMYAQFKIRSAYGKYTQVGNALGITGVEAAQRLLASNGLEGVQLEGTPGELTDHYDPGKKRLALSRDVAYGRSLAGLAIVAHEVGHAVQDHTNYPLMKLRNGIVPMVQVGSALGPIVFILGYMFGASGLALLGLLLFSASAVFALLTLPVEMDASARALQMLTTNGLLVQRDETAGAKSVLDAAALTYVAALLQVLSTLLYYVFLLSGSSRRRN
- the kinE gene encoding Sporulation kinase E — encoded protein: MQNQDQDDQTVDQDLFRSLAESPRNLTVLLDEQEHVLYASPAAQELLGLTLEQFRTREVDAHLPSDDLLVIRELLVKAREQPGDEFGMAVRLRGADGEWRRATVYISNQLNDPRVHAFVVTAHQPLTLPQLTARFREREQTLRALLDASPEAALLISPDGTILAANETAATRFGESVESLLGTQLFARLPADLAGLRRGYVQEAISTGRPVRRVELWNWHKFDVSVVPVLGMDGQVKSLAVYGHDLTSQLAAERELQDREAALRALLDANPEPAMLLTADGIILSANQATVRRLGQPMDKLVGSNVFGWLPPELSRTRKGMFELAVREQREMHYRDESRGTIYDNYVYPAVGADGHVTKYAVFAVNVTEEARAQHALAASEARFQQMASVIPVAFWMVSPDYKTNFYVSPAFEVIYGQSCQELYRNPALWRRSVHAEDLARVEEWWREHYREPTEVEYRIVRPDGTVRWVRDVSFPVLDESGHLIMLTGASEDVTERRARDAQLAQSDKLAGLGLLAGGVAHQLRNPLAIISSWVQLLEEHPEDARLRQESLPRIRAAADRASRVIEALLKFSRPGELVVAPVDVRQVLAEALDLLALHLGSSQVEVRRDWEEDIAEIQGSADLLLQVFTNLAVNACDAMPNGGTLTVTCKKNQEGGVCIQFADTGQGITPQDLPHVFDPFFTTRLSRQGTGLGLVVTHTIIQQHHGTIEVESTVGMGTTFTVRLP
- the mprA_2 gene encoding Response regulator MprA, with product MKTGATIVIADDEIDLLGALKQSLVDEGYRVLAAANGSEALNLVYKHNPQLLILDIHMPGLTGHEVCRRLRREPRFAPIPIIFLTVDSRIEERVTGLDGGGDDYVVKPFDLREFKARVRALLRRSGAESPVREETDLKVGALELDAKRRTVHHDGRAIKLTPIEYSLLRHMMARAGEVVSVEQLIEAGWGHDRSAGSANLIRWHISNLRRKLELDPLHPRILCTQSHFGYVLCSESHATTP